A stretch of Methanosphaerula palustris E1-9c DNA encodes these proteins:
- a CDS encoding 4Fe-4S binding protein has protein sequence MLKIHRDVCGYCGACVSVCPEGALELIDAYLTVDESCRTCGICVKACPLGALEVINEDRV, from the coding sequence ATGCTCAAGATTCATCGCGATGTGTGTGGATATTGTGGGGCCTGCGTGTCGGTCTGTCCAGAAGGCGCCCTCGAACTGATCGATGCCTACCTGACGGTGGATGAGTCCTGCCGTACCTGTGGGATCTGCGTTAAGGCCTGCCCGCTCGGAGCCCTGGAGGTTATCAATGAAGACAGAGTATGA
- a CDS encoding NAD(P)/FAD-dependent oxidoreductase, translating to MKTEYDILIIGAGPGGAMAAKTAAEEGLSVLMVEKRPAIGTPVRCAEGVGKELLHEFIGPDPAWISADIERATIVGPDGTSMSLEAQRAGNEVGYILDRKVFDRALVWQAAEAGAEVQVKTRAIAPILENGFVRGARLQGYGTTTDVRAKVVIAADGVESKFARWCGVDTAVPVNEIETCAQYLLTDIDIDESATVFYLGNEIAPEGYAWVFPKGKRTANVGLGISGKKNLPGNRPIDYLNRFVEKNFPNGKTIECIVGGVSVCTPLASTVSDGLMIVGDAARISDPLTGGGIYNAMYSGRLAAQVAIECIKRGDCSRAALAAYDQQWRVSAMGKALDRNYKIKEYFIRQSDEKLNALAHSFKKINMEKFSTLELIKELIKHNPKLLFELKTLRDSLNS from the coding sequence ATGAAGACAGAGTATGATATCCTGATCATCGGGGCCGGTCCTGGTGGGGCTATGGCTGCGAAGACCGCAGCAGAAGAGGGGCTCTCGGTTCTTATGGTCGAGAAGCGGCCCGCGATCGGTACGCCGGTCAGATGTGCTGAGGGTGTCGGGAAGGAACTGCTCCATGAATTCATCGGGCCTGATCCCGCCTGGATCTCTGCAGATATCGAGCGAGCCACGATTGTCGGCCCGGATGGTACCTCGATGTCCCTTGAGGCACAGAGGGCCGGCAACGAGGTCGGGTATATCCTGGACCGGAAGGTCTTCGATCGTGCACTGGTCTGGCAGGCGGCCGAGGCCGGCGCCGAGGTACAGGTGAAGACCCGGGCGATCGCACCGATCCTTGAGAACGGTTTTGTCAGGGGAGCACGGCTGCAGGGGTATGGCACGACGACCGATGTCCGGGCCAAGGTCGTGATCGCGGCGGACGGAGTCGAGTCCAAGTTTGCCCGGTGGTGCGGTGTGGACACCGCGGTTCCAGTGAATGAGATTGAGACCTGTGCCCAGTACCTGCTGACCGATATCGATATCGATGAGTCGGCGACGGTCTTTTACCTGGGGAACGAGATCGCTCCCGAGGGCTATGCCTGGGTCTTCCCGAAGGGGAAGCGGACGGCGAATGTCGGGCTCGGAATCAGCGGGAAGAAGAATCTGCCCGGCAACCGACCGATCGACTATCTGAACCGGTTCGTCGAAAAGAACTTCCCGAACGGGAAGACGATCGAGTGTATCGTCGGCGGTGTTTCGGTCTGCACGCCGCTGGCCTCCACGGTCAGCGACGGTCTGATGATCGTCGGTGATGCGGCCAGGATCAGCGATCCGCTGACGGGTGGCGGCATCTACAACGCCATGTACTCGGGGAGGCTCGCAGCCCAGGTCGCGATTGAGTGTATCAAACGCGGCGACTGCAGCCGGGCAGCACTGGCTGCCTATGACCAGCAGTGGCGTGTGTCGGCGATGGGGAAGGCCCTGGACCGCAACTACAAGATCAAGGAGTACTTCATCAGACAGAGCGATGAGAAACTGAACGCACTGGCCCATTCGTTCAAGAAGATCAATATGGAGAAGTTCTCAACGCTCGAATTGATCAAGGAACTGATCAAACATAATCCAAAACTCCTCTTTGAACTGAAGACGCTGCGGGACTCACTCAACTCCTGA